In one Helicoverpa zea isolate HzStark_Cry1AcR chromosome 5, ilHelZeax1.1, whole genome shotgun sequence genomic region, the following are encoded:
- the LOC124630239 gene encoding prisilkin-39-like isoform X1, whose amino-acid sequence MRIPSGLAGASFRILLCSAVWDYNTSPERIEMALRVVLLLAAVVLFEDTCAAPANEASGSAKSDAESQILNDDKDDLKTAASSGYAADRYSDWSRYPSAQGVTGYGSIDSRYNYGAYGGYDSPYGYNGYDSEYPRYGGYSGNSGYGGYAGNVGYGSYGATSGYGGYKGGYGGYGGYAGNGGLNSYYGYSNPSYQGANHLGYGYYRRPGYGSIYNSGITPSLVTGYRGYSK is encoded by the exons ATGCGAATACCTTCAGGGTTAGCCGGAGCGAGCTTCCGCATATTGTTGTGTAGTGCAGTTTGGGACTATAACACGAGTCCTGAGAGAATAGAG ATGGCGTTACGAGTCGTTCTCCTTCTGGCTGCAGTAGTGTTATTTGAAGACACGTGTGCTGCACCTGCTAACGAAGCCTCAGGCTCCGCAAAATCTGATGCAGAATCTCAAATTCTAAACGACGACAAAGATGACTTAAAAACTGCTGCGAGTAGTGGAT ATGCAGCTGATCGGTATTCTGACTGGAGTCGATACCCAAGTGCTCAAGGGGTAACAGGGTACGGCTCCATAGACAGCAGGTACAACTACGGAGCATACGGAGGCTATGATAGCCCATATGGCTACAATGGTTATGACAGCGAGTATCCACGATACGGTGGCTACTCCGGTAATTCTGGCTACGGCGGCTATGCCGGGAACGTAGGATACGGCAGTTACGGCGCAACATCTGGCTATGGAGGCTACAAGGGAGGTTATGGAGGGTACGGTGGTTACGCCGGCAATGGCGGACTCAACTCATACTACGGCTACAGCAATCCATCTTACCAAGGAGCAAACCATTTAGGATACGGCTATTATAGGAGACCCGGCTACGGTAGCATTTACAATAGCGGCATTACCCCAAGTTTAGTTACAGGGTACAGAGGTTATTCTAAATAA
- the LOC124630239 gene encoding prisilkin-39-like isoform X2, which produces MALRVVLLLAAVVLFEDTCAAPANEASGSAKSDAESQILNDDKDDLKTAASSGYAADRYSDWSRYPSAQGVTGYGSIDSRYNYGAYGGYDSPYGYNGYDSEYPRYGGYSGNSGYGGYAGNVGYGSYGATSGYGGYKGGYGGYGGYAGNGGLNSYYGYSNPSYQGANHLGYGYYRRPGYGSIYNSGITPSLVTGYRGYSK; this is translated from the exons ATGGCGTTACGAGTCGTTCTCCTTCTGGCTGCAGTAGTGTTATTTGAAGACACGTGTGCTGCACCTGCTAACGAAGCCTCAGGCTCCGCAAAATCTGATGCAGAATCTCAAATTCTAAACGACGACAAAGATGACTTAAAAACTGCTGCGAGTAGTGGAT ATGCAGCTGATCGGTATTCTGACTGGAGTCGATACCCAAGTGCTCAAGGGGTAACAGGGTACGGCTCCATAGACAGCAGGTACAACTACGGAGCATACGGAGGCTATGATAGCCCATATGGCTACAATGGTTATGACAGCGAGTATCCACGATACGGTGGCTACTCCGGTAATTCTGGCTACGGCGGCTATGCCGGGAACGTAGGATACGGCAGTTACGGCGCAACATCTGGCTATGGAGGCTACAAGGGAGGTTATGGAGGGTACGGTGGTTACGCCGGCAATGGCGGACTCAACTCATACTACGGCTACAGCAATCCATCTTACCAAGGAGCAAACCATTTAGGATACGGCTATTATAGGAGACCCGGCTACGGTAGCATTTACAATAGCGGCATTACCCCAAGTTTAGTTACAGGGTACAGAGGTTATTCTAAATAA